CAGGCAGACGCCTTGCAGTATGTCGCTGGGTACGCCGTTGCTGTCGACGCGGTTGTCCGTGGTCCCGAAGAGCGGAGCCTGCGGAAATCAATCGACACCTATTCCGTCTTGGGACCCTGGTTGGTTACGCGAGATGAGATTCCCGATCCCGGGGTTCTTGACCTTTATCTGAGCATAAACGGCAAGGAGAAGCAGCGATCGAATACGCGACACCTCATATGGTCGGTTCCCAAGCTGATCGCGTTCGCGTCCGCCTATTATACACTTCATCCCGGCGACATCATCATGAGCGGCACTCCCGAAGGAGTATCCGAAATTGTACCGGGCGACCGCGTCGTCGTTGGCGTACAGGATATTGGCGAAATGACGCTCCTGATCGAGGCCGGCGATTGGTCGGCGGACGAAATGCTCCGATCACCGCGCATAGCCAAAAATTAGAGGAGGCGCAGTCCTCGTCCTGCAATTTCATGCTAGCCGGCAGGTCTAATCAACCGCAGCGTGGCGGCAAGCTCGAACTAAAGTTGAGGAACCAAAATGTCGAACAGCACGGCTCAGCCAGATCCGAAACATGCCGATCCCACAGCCGAGCGGGCCGATCGTATGAAGCGGCTGAGTATCATTCCCATCTGGAATACCAGCGGGGTCGCCGAAGAGATGGGCTACAAGGCGCGCGGCCATGTATGGCGGTGGCGCGACTTGCACGCTGAGTTCGAGGAAGCTGTTAAGACATCATTGGCCGGGCCGGGCACTGAGCGCCGAATTCTTCTGTTTGAGAATCCCGGGATGCCACGGTCCGCAGCAGCAACGCCTACGCTCAATGGCGCGTTGCAGATGATCCTACCTGGCGAAGTCGCACCGGCGCACCGGCACACCTATTCAGCGCTGCGCTTCATCTTGTCGGGAAGTGGTGCGTTCACGGTCGTCGATGGCACGCGCGCGGATATGCACGAGCTTGATCTTTTGCTCACGCCTGGAGGGTGCTGGCATAGTCACGCGCACAATGGCGGGACGGAGCCAATGGTTTGGTTCGATGCGCTCGATACCCCATTCGTTTCATACATGCGAGCCGATTGTTTCGAGATGCATCCTAGCAAATCCTTAGAACCCTATACCAATACTGTGGGCTCTTACGAAGATATTGGCGCGCTCGGAATGCTACAAGGTCGGACGCGCGCGCAACCGCCGGCCTCGCCCCAGTTGGTGTACAAATGGGCTGCCGCCGAAGCAATGATACAAGCCGGACTGGACCGCGACGATGATGACCCGTACGAGGGTGTCGTTTACGAATACGTAAATCCTATCACGGGTGGGCATGTCATGCCGACAATCGCCTGTCACGTGAACGGATTCCGTAAAGGCTTCCACTCGAAGGCACGACGACGCACATCGAGTAGTCTTTGTGTTGTTGCGAAGGGAAGCGGTGCCACCATTATCGATGGCGTCAAGCACGAATGGTCAGAGCGCGATGTGATCGCAGAGCCGGCTTGGTCGTGGTGCGAATATATTGCGTATGAGAAATCGATTCTGTTCCGGACAAGCGATCAGCCTATATTGGAACCTTTCGGTTTGGCTCGCCAAGAAGATCATCCGAACGGACGTCAATAGGCAGCTTTCGCCTCTTGCAATCGTTGTGCCCGGCGTAGTTGTTTGCGCAGGCAATACCCGTTGGCTCGCTCCGCGTTTCCAGAAAGTTGCTCTTGTAGATAGCGCAGGCCTGATGCAGGCCGATCGTTCTATTTTGCGTGGACCGCGAGTACTTAAGCGCATCTGACGCACAGCATCGATTTGCTAGCCGGGCAAAAGGGGTGTTTGCAATTTTCTCCTATTGGGCAATGTCCGAGGTTCTTAACTTCCCAAAGCTCGTGTACGGCTCGCTCACCTCGTGAGAATTCAAGCCCCTTGGGACAAGTCGATTAGCGCCATGGCAAACAGCGAAACTCTGTTCGACAAGATCTGGCTGTCGCATGTTATCCGGGAGATTGAAGATGGCGTGTTTCTTCTTCATGTGGACCGGCACATGGTTCATGAATGCACATCGGCTGCCGCCTTCGAGGGCTTGAAGCGTGCTGGCCGCAAGACCCGTAATCCCGAACTGACCTATGCTGTTGTCGATCACATCCTTTCCACGGCGAAAGGTCGTACGGGAGAGACGTTCGCTGGTGGTCGGGAATTCGTGCAGCTGTTACGTGAAAATTGTCAGGCTCATAAGATTGAACTCATTGATGTTGACGATCCTCGGCAAGGCATTGTCCATGTAATCGCACCTGAGCTCGGCATCGTCTTGCCCGGCACAACACTGGTATGCGGCGACAGCCATACGGCAACGTGTGGAGGACTTGGTTGTTGGGCTTGGGGCATTGGCACCAGCGAGGTGGAGCATGTGCTCGCGACCCAGACAATCGTCCAGCGGCGGCCGAAACGCATGCGTATCAATTTCGAAGGCAAGCTCAACCGAGGGGTATACGCCAAGGATCTCATTTTGAGATTGATTGGTCAGATCGGCGTTGCGGCGGGACGTGGCTACGCTGTGGAATATGCCGGCAGCGTCATACGGTCTTTGTCGATAGAAGAACGCCAAACCATCTGCAATATGTCGATCGAGTTCGGTGCGAGAGCTGGACTTATAGCTGCCGATGACGTCACATTCGAATATCTCCACGATCTGCCTTATTCGCCCAAGGGAGAAATGTGGGAACAGTCATTGGCTTACTGGCGTTCGCTCCCGACCGACCCAGAAGCGGTTTTCGATCGAGAGGTCGATGTTGATTGCACGAGCATCGGCCCGCAGGTCACCTGGGGGACGACCCCCGAGGATGTTGGCAGCGTCAGCGATCCGATTCCTGATCCCGCGGCGGTTAACGACCTTGCGCGTCGCGCCGCAATGGACCGTTCGCTGACTTATCTCGGTCTTGAGGCCGGTCAGTCTCTCGAAGGGCTCACCGTCGACGTGGCGTTTATCGGTTCATGCACCAACAGCCGCCTTTCCGATATAGAGGCTGCCGCCGAAGTCGTGCGGGGGCGCAAGGTCGCTTCGCATGTACGCGCGCTTGTGGTACCCGGCTCAGCGCAGGTTAAACATGCCGCTGAATCTCTGGGGCTCGACAAAGTCTTCCTGGAAGCTGGGTTTGAGTGGCGGGAGGCCGGATGTTCCATGTGCGTCGCCATCAATGATGACTTTGTAGGACCCGGTAAGCGTTGCATCTCTACGTCGAACCGCAATTTCGAGGGGCGCCAAGGCCAAAAGAGTCGCACCCACCTAGCCAGTCCCGCCTCGGTGGCCGCCGCTGCGATTGCCGGGGCGGTAACGGACGTCAGAAGGTACTTAACCTAGGCCGCCGGAGAATTCGTATGGAGAAATACACACGTGTCGAGGGTGTCGCGGCCAGTTTCCCGCGCCCTAACATCGATACAGACGCGATCATTTCGGTCGCTTGGCAACGCAGCTTGAAGAGCAATCCGGGGGAAGGCCTGTTTGCGATCTGGCGGTATGATCTGCAAGGCCAAGAGGTGCCGGACTTTATCTTGAACCGCGCCCCCTTTCGCAAGAGCAAAGTTATTGTTGCGGGAGCCAATTTTGGTTGTGGCAGCTCCCGCGAGTTCGCGGTTTGGGCCCTGGTACGGTTCGGTATTCGCTGCGTGATTGCACCCACCTTTGGCGACATTTTTTACGAAAACTCGTTCAAGAACGGGCTGCTACTCGTCACGTTACCGCAGGCAGAGGTTGATGAGATCCATCACCACCTGGCGACCACGAACGATCCGACGATGTCGGTGGATCTCGAAAGCTGCACCATCGAATTACCGAACGACAGGACAATCGCTTTTAACATTCCAACTGCCCGTCGCGCAACGCTGCTAGAGGGCCTCGACGAGATTGGTCAAACGCTAAGATTCGTCGCCGACATTGAGGACTTCCAGCAGAAGAGCCGAGCGTGCCAGCCCTGGTTATACGCGCGACCTGAACCTCGGCATTCTCCCTGAGTGGGGCCGACGAACCAGAGTTGCGCGGTTAGGCGAATCTAAAGCGTTTTTGTCAGACCTGCATCCGCATCGATAGCAGCCCCTTGCAGGAGACGACCGCGATCTGACAAGACAAATCTAACCAGCGCCGCGATATCCTCAGGCTCGCCGATTCGCGCAATGCGCAACTCGCGGCTGAGCTGATATTCCATTTCGGCAGGGTCGATGCGTCGTTCGCGGCTCTCCAGCGTCAGGCGCTTTGTCAATCTGTCTGTCCTCACCAAGCCGGGATTGATACAATTGACCCTCACGCCGTCCCTAATGCCAAGCTCGGCGAGGAATTTGCTGAAACTATTGAGTGCGGCATTCACTGGCGAACCGATAGCGAAATAGATGTCGGGTGTTCGGCCGCCTGCACCGGCGATATTCACGACGGATCCACTCGTCTGAACAAGTGTAGGCCAGGCCGCCCGACAGAGGCGCATTGCACCAAAGAATTTTAGGCCGAAACCATCCTCCCAATCACTATCGGGCAGCTCCAGGAAGTGCCCCCGCGTGGTCGCACCGGCGTTGTTGACAAGAATATCAATCTTCTGAAAAGCGGCCAAGGCCCGGTCGATCGTCCAGGAAACGGTTTCCACGTTTCGCAGGTCGCCAGCAACGACCTCTACCCTTGTTCCAAATGATCGTGCGCGTTCGGCAACGCTGTTGAGCATGGCCTCATCCCGGGCGACGATAACGGAATCGACGCCTGCTTGCGCGAGCTCGAGCGCAATGGCAGCACCGATGCCTCGGCTTGCGCCCGTTACGATCGCAACCTTGCCCCGGAGGGACGCATCTTCGCCTCCCGCCAGGCGAGGCTCCTGTTTGGTGTGTCCTGTCATCGTGGAAGTCTCCGTGTCTGGTCGATTGAATGGGATTGTTGACAGAACCGGCCACACGCATCGGGACGCAACATTAGTCTGAGCTGCCCAGATGTGTGCCTTGCGAGCTCGGTTGAGTAAAAGGCCAGGCTCGACCGGCCTTGGCGCCTGTCGAGATCTACTCCATGTCGTCACGTCGGACACTGACCCAGCGAACCAAGAGACCACGCGCTTGGCTGAGTGCACTATGGCATGGCGCACCCTTTGGCTAGCTAAGGTGGCCACTCGTCATGCGACCTCGTCCATGAAAGAAGAGTGCGACGTTCTCCTCTGGCTTGAGCAGTACTAGCCCTGAGGCCCGCCGTGTCGCCACAGGATTTTGCGCGAGTACAGGGTTTTAGGCGCTGATCCGCTAGCAAGAAATTGCAATGCTATCGGGGCAGCCCATCGTGCAATTTTCTCCTAGTGATGCCGGCGCCTGTCGGTTGATAGTACACGTGCTTTATGAAACGTGCTGAGTCCAACGATGGTCTTCTGCACTGGAGCGACCTTCACTAACCGCTTTCACGGTTGTCGGACTCGCGTCGTTGCCGTACTCGCATCATTGGGTGTCTTTTGAAAGCTCGTATTCCTCTGCGCAAGGTCATGGAAGCCGGACGACCGCTCGTCCTTCCGGTTGCTCAAGATGCTTTTGCCGCCCGGCTGATAGGGCGGGCTGGGTTCAAAGCGTTTGCAATTGGTGGGTCGGCAATGCTTGCTGCCCGTTACGGGTTGCCGGACCTAGGCATTGCGGCGCTTGGCGAGATGGTCGCCGGTATTCAGGATATTGCGGCGGCCTCCGATCTACCCTTCATCACCGATGGCGATGACGGCTACGGTGACATCAAGAGCGTTGTTCGCATGATCCGCGCGTACGAGGCGCTTGGTGTTGGCGCCGTGATCCTGGAGGACCAGGCTCGCCCGAGCAAGCAACCCGGCGATAATCCTGCTCCTGCTGTTGTCGCGATGGCAGAATTCGAAACAAAGCTTCGGGCAGCTGTTGATGCCCGC
This is a stretch of genomic DNA from Bradyrhizobium sp. CCBAU 53338. It encodes these proteins:
- a CDS encoding cupin domain-containing protein, translated to MSNSTAQPDPKHADPTAERADRMKRLSIIPIWNTSGVAEEMGYKARGHVWRWRDLHAEFEEAVKTSLAGPGTERRILLFENPGMPRSAAATPTLNGALQMILPGEVAPAHRHTYSALRFILSGSGAFTVVDGTRADMHELDLLLTPGGCWHSHAHNGGTEPMVWFDALDTPFVSYMRADCFEMHPSKSLEPYTNTVGSYEDIGALGMLQGRTRAQPPASPQLVYKWAAAEAMIQAGLDRDDDDPYEGVVYEYVNPITGGHVMPTIACHVNGFRKGFHSKARRRTSSSLCVVAKGSGATIIDGVKHEWSERDVIAEPAWSWCEYIAYEKSILFRTSDQPILEPFGLARQEDHPNGRQ
- the leuC gene encoding 3-isopropylmalate dehydratase large subunit, translated to MANSETLFDKIWLSHVIREIEDGVFLLHVDRHMVHECTSAAAFEGLKRAGRKTRNPELTYAVVDHILSTAKGRTGETFAGGREFVQLLRENCQAHKIELIDVDDPRQGIVHVIAPELGIVLPGTTLVCGDSHTATCGGLGCWAWGIGTSEVEHVLATQTIVQRRPKRMRINFEGKLNRGVYAKDLILRLIGQIGVAAGRGYAVEYAGSVIRSLSIEERQTICNMSIEFGARAGLIAADDVTFEYLHDLPYSPKGEMWEQSLAYWRSLPTDPEAVFDREVDVDCTSIGPQVTWGTTPEDVGSVSDPIPDPAAVNDLARRAAMDRSLTYLGLEAGQSLEGLTVDVAFIGSCTNSRLSDIEAAAEVVRGRKVASHVRALVVPGSAQVKHAAESLGLDKVFLEAGFEWREAGCSMCVAINDDFVGPGKRCISTSNRNFEGRQGQKSRTHLASPASVAAAAIAGAVTDVRRYLT
- the leuD gene encoding 3-isopropylmalate dehydratase small subunit, which translates into the protein MEKYTRVEGVAASFPRPNIDTDAIISVAWQRSLKSNPGEGLFAIWRYDLQGQEVPDFILNRAPFRKSKVIVAGANFGCGSSREFAVWALVRFGIRCVIAPTFGDIFYENSFKNGLLLVTLPQAEVDEIHHHLATTNDPTMSVDLESCTIELPNDRTIAFNIPTARRATLLEGLDEIGQTLRFVADIEDFQQKSRACQPWLYARPEPRHSP
- a CDS encoding SDR family NAD(P)-dependent oxidoreductase, producing MTGHTKQEPRLAGGEDASLRGKVAIVTGASRGIGAAIALELAQAGVDSVIVARDEAMLNSVAERARSFGTRVEVVAGDLRNVETVSWTIDRALAAFQKIDILVNNAGATTRGHFLELPDSDWEDGFGLKFFGAMRLCRAAWPTLVQTSGSVVNIAGAGGRTPDIYFAIGSPVNAALNSFSKFLAELGIRDGVRVNCINPGLVRTDRLTKRLTLESRERRIDPAEMEYQLSRELRIARIGEPEDIAALVRFVLSDRGRLLQGAAIDADAGLTKTL